A portion of the Maylandia zebra isolate NMK-2024a linkage group LG9, Mzebra_GT3a, whole genome shotgun sequence genome contains these proteins:
- the plag1 gene encoding zinc finger protein PLAG1: MATGTQGHRDQVLDKAKLAVPLGRRKRAEGKLKKNFPCQECQKAFNSLEKLKVHSYSHTGERPYRCSHPECTKAFVSKYKLLRHMATHSPEKNHKCSYCEKMFHRKDHLKNHLHTHDPHKEAFTCQECGKSYNTKLGFKRHLALHAANSGDLTCQVCLQPFPSTGVLLEHLKTHAGKSSGGTKEKKHRCEHCERRFYTRKDVRRHMVVHTGRKDFLCQYCAQRFGRKDHLTRHMKKSHARELLRVKTEPGDSLEPVVYDLASGSVKGELPGMLTPRLHQLNVYTGPVLDTEPFSSPTHPFSLKYPLGSNFTSYAVSSQEREQNLKGDLETYLMELQSSMPSSASEAQEAQLSSSKLELVPEVGVLEEANEEMSLSKMSTSVAAPAGDSLALSSSLMDFSQLFNFLPLNGPPYNQVGGSGGQGVTFLPNEEPASLVQLPSQAATGSEAAESPLQGLSSSFISNLSTPTTLPRFHQAFQ; encoded by the exons ATGGCCACGGGAACCCAGGGCCACCGTGACCAAGTCCTGGACAAAGCCAAGCTTGCAGTACCTCTGGGGAGGCGCAAGAGAGCAGAAGGCAAGCTGAAGAAGAATTTCCCTTGTCAGGAGTGTCAGAAGGCTTTCAACAGTCTGGAGAAGTTGAAGGTGCACTCATACTCTCACACAGGAGAAAGACCCTACCGCTGCTCCCACCCTGAATGCACCAAGGCTTTCGTCTCCAAATACAAGCTGCTACG GCATATGGCAACTCACTCGCCAGAAAAAAACCACAAGTGTTCATACTGTGAGAAAATGTTCCACCGTAAGGATCACTTAAAGAATCACCTACATACTCACGATCCACACAAGGAGGCATTCACTTGTCAAGAGTGTGGCAAGAGCTACAACACGAAGCTGGGTTTCAAACGCCACCTTGCCCTCCATGCTGCCAACAGTGGAGACCTCACCTGCCAAGTGTgcctgcagccattccccagcaCTGGGGTTCTTCTGGAACACCTCAAAACACATGCTGGCAAGTCCTCCGGTGGGACCAAGGAGAAAAAACATCGTTGCGAGCATTGCGAGCGGCGGTTTTACACCCGTAAAGACGTGCGACGGCACATGGTAGTGCACACCGGACGCAAAGACTTCCTCTGTCAGTACTGCGCCCAGCGTTTTGGAAGGAAGGACCATCTGACGCGTCACATGAAAAAGAGCCACGCTCGGGAACTGCTGAGGGTTAAAACTGAGCCAGGCGATTCGCTGGAGCCCGTCGTCTACGACTTGGCGTCTGGGAGCGTAAAGGGGGAGCTCCCGGGAATGCTGACGCCAAGACTGCACCAGCTGAACGTGTACACAGGCCCCGTCCTCGACACCGAGCCCTTCTCCAGTCCCACACATCCCTTTTCTTTAAAGTACCCACTGGGCTCCAACTTTACCTCATACGCCGTGTCCTCACAGGAGCGGGAGCAGAATCTTAAGGGAGACCTGGAGACCTACCTGATGGAGCTGCAGAGCAGTATGCCATCCTCTGCCTCTGAAGCCCAAGAAGCCCAACTCTCCTCCTCCAAACTTGAGTTGGTTCCTGAAGTGGGTGTGCTGGAGGAAGCCAATGAGGAGATGTCCCTGTCCAAAATGTCCACATCAGTAGCAGCACCTGCAGGTGACTCTTTGGCCTTATCTTCCTCTCTAATGGATTTTTCACAGCTTTTCAACTTCCTGCCGCTCAACGGGCCTCCGTACAATCAGGTAGGGGGCAGTGGGGGGCAGGGTGTCACTTTTCTACCCAATGAAGAGCCTGCATCTCTAGTTCAGCTGCCCTCTCAGGCTGCCACGGGCTCAGAGGCTGCTGAGAGTCCACTTCAggggctctcctcctccttcatatCCAACCTGAGCACTCCAACCACACTGCCCCGCTTCCACCAAGCTTTTCAGTGA
- the chchd7 gene encoding coiled-coil-helix-coiled-coil-helix domain-containing protein 7: MIQMDQNARKVRNQDINPCIEESDDSQKCLNAYNYDKSMCSTYFQRYKNCRKYWHNIMVQRRRDGVKPDMPTAAERLEMLTSLGGKPY; this comes from the exons ATG ATTCAGATGGATCAAAATGCACGGAAAGTTCGGAACCAGGACATTAACCCCTGCATCGAA GAGAGCGATGACTCCCAGAAGTGTCTGAATGCCTACAACTATGATAAAAGCATGTGCTCCACCTACTTCCAGAGATATAAGAACTGTAGGAAATACTGG CACAACATCATGGTGCAGAGGAGAAGAGATGGTGTGAAACCTGACATGCCCACTGCTGCAGAGAGGCTGGAGATGCTTACTTCACTGGGAGGCAAACCATACTAA